In Capsicum annuum cultivar UCD-10X-F1 chromosome 11, UCD10Xv1.1, whole genome shotgun sequence, one genomic interval encodes:
- the LOC107848295 gene encoding protein PEP-RELATED DEVELOPMENT ARRESTED 1, chloroplastic isoform X1, whose amino-acid sequence MAFLSIPSIFSRVAPAIPSAYHFLEPSIHNQYSLQLKSSCRLNLSTLCTSYEAGAGFLADEFGAQIGKLENHGPEIGDFNSSQYELLLKGGEQVTSVLEEMAKLLEDMKMDETSEEVAVQLAAHGVIGKRVDEMESGFMMALDYMIQTAEKDQDDKRKSLLEVIKETILSHLTKKCPAHVQVIGLLCRTPQKESRHELLRRVAGGGGVFQSENGTKVHLPGANLNDIANQADDILETMESRSVVPDRKLLARLVLIREEARSMMGGGILDERNDRGLNTLPESEVNFLTKLVSLRPGKTVRDMIKNAMLGKEEGADSSDYEVGAAGGIAGRASVSGRKPLPVRPGMFLETVSKVLGGIYGGNVSGVTAQHLEWVRSVTCHLGPVWIGLFIVHQNTLQILQEIAF is encoded by the exons ATGGCGTTTCTCTCAATCCCTAGCATTTTTTCTCGAGTTGCTCCTGCAATTCCATCAGCATATCATTTTCTTGAACCCTCCATCCACAATCAGTATTCATTGCAGCTGAAGTCATCCTGCAGGCTAAACCTCTCAACATTATGCACGAGTTACGAGGCTGGCGCAGGATTTTTGGCGGACGAATTCGGAGCTCAAATTGGAAAACTGGAAAATCATGGACCTGAAATTGGCGATTTCAATAGTTCTCAGTATGAACTTCTTCTTAAAGGTGGTGAACAAGTTACCTCCGTCCTTGAAGAAATGGCCAAGCTA TTGGAAGATATGAAGATGGATGAAACATCTGAGGAGGTAGCAGTGCAATTGGCTGCACATGGAGTGATTGGGAAGAGAGTTGATGAAATGGAGTCCGGGTTCATGATGGCCCTTGATTACATGATCCAAACTGCTGAAAAGGACCAGGATGACAAG CGCAAATCACTTTTGGAAGTTATCAAGGAGACCATATTGTCTCATCTTACCAAGAAGTGCCCCGCTCAT GTTCAAGTCATAGGCCTACTCTGTAGAACTCCCCAAAAAGAAAGCAGGCATGAATTGCTCAGGCGAGTAGCTGGTGGTGGTGGAGTATTTCAAAGTGAAAATGGCACAAAGGTCCATCTTCCTGGTGCAAATTTGAATGATATAGCTAACCAGGCGGATGATATTCTGGAG ACGATGGAATCTCGTTCCGTTGTCCCTGACAGGAAGTTACTAGCAAGGTTAGTTTTAATCAGAGAAGAAGCTAGGAGCATGATGGGAGGTGGAATACTTGACGAGAGAAATGATCGTGGTCTGAACACGCTTCCTGAATCAGAG GTGAATTTTTTAACTAAACTTGTTTCCCTAAGGCCAGGGAAAACTGTACGTGACATGATAAAAAACGCGATGCTTGGTAAAGAAGAAGGTGCAGACAGTTCGGACTATGAAGTCGGTGCTGCTGGTGGAATTGCAGGAAGG GCAAGTGTAAGTGGGCGAAAACCATTACCTGTGCGTCCTGGAATGTTTCTTGAGACAGTTTCTAAG GTCTTAGGTGGCATATATGGAGGAAATGTCTCTGGAGTCACAGCTCAGCATCTTGAATGGGTACGCTCGGTAACATGTCATTTAGGGCCTGTTTGGATTGGCTTATTTATA GTTCATCAGAACACACTTCAAATACTTCAAGAGATTGCTTTCTAG
- the LOC107848295 gene encoding protein PEP-RELATED DEVELOPMENT ARRESTED 1, chloroplastic isoform X2 encodes MAFLSIPSIFSRVAPAIPSAYHFLEPSIHNQYSLQLKSSCRLNLSTLCTSYEAGAGFLADEFGAQIGKLENHGPEIGDFNSSQYELLLKGGEQVTSVLEEMAKLLEDMKMDETSEEVAVQLAAHGVIGKRVDEMESGFMMALDYMIQTAEKDQDDKRKSLLEVIKETILSHLTKKCPAHVQVIGLLCRTPQKESRHELLRRVAGGGGVFQSENGTKVHLPGANLNDIANQADDILETMESRSVVPDRKLLARLVLIREEARSMMGGGILDERNDRGLNTLPESEVNFLTKLVSLRPGKTVRDMIKNAMLGKEEGADSSDYEVGAAGGIAGRASVSGRKPLPVRPGMFLETVSKVLGGIYGGNVSGVTAQHLEWVHQNTLQILQEIAF; translated from the exons ATGGCGTTTCTCTCAATCCCTAGCATTTTTTCTCGAGTTGCTCCTGCAATTCCATCAGCATATCATTTTCTTGAACCCTCCATCCACAATCAGTATTCATTGCAGCTGAAGTCATCCTGCAGGCTAAACCTCTCAACATTATGCACGAGTTACGAGGCTGGCGCAGGATTTTTGGCGGACGAATTCGGAGCTCAAATTGGAAAACTGGAAAATCATGGACCTGAAATTGGCGATTTCAATAGTTCTCAGTATGAACTTCTTCTTAAAGGTGGTGAACAAGTTACCTCCGTCCTTGAAGAAATGGCCAAGCTA TTGGAAGATATGAAGATGGATGAAACATCTGAGGAGGTAGCAGTGCAATTGGCTGCACATGGAGTGATTGGGAAGAGAGTTGATGAAATGGAGTCCGGGTTCATGATGGCCCTTGATTACATGATCCAAACTGCTGAAAAGGACCAGGATGACAAG CGCAAATCACTTTTGGAAGTTATCAAGGAGACCATATTGTCTCATCTTACCAAGAAGTGCCCCGCTCAT GTTCAAGTCATAGGCCTACTCTGTAGAACTCCCCAAAAAGAAAGCAGGCATGAATTGCTCAGGCGAGTAGCTGGTGGTGGTGGAGTATTTCAAAGTGAAAATGGCACAAAGGTCCATCTTCCTGGTGCAAATTTGAATGATATAGCTAACCAGGCGGATGATATTCTGGAG ACGATGGAATCTCGTTCCGTTGTCCCTGACAGGAAGTTACTAGCAAGGTTAGTTTTAATCAGAGAAGAAGCTAGGAGCATGATGGGAGGTGGAATACTTGACGAGAGAAATGATCGTGGTCTGAACACGCTTCCTGAATCAGAG GTGAATTTTTTAACTAAACTTGTTTCCCTAAGGCCAGGGAAAACTGTACGTGACATGATAAAAAACGCGATGCTTGGTAAAGAAGAAGGTGCAGACAGTTCGGACTATGAAGTCGGTGCTGCTGGTGGAATTGCAGGAAGG GCAAGTGTAAGTGGGCGAAAACCATTACCTGTGCGTCCTGGAATGTTTCTTGAGACAGTTTCTAAG GTCTTAGGTGGCATATATGGAGGAAATGTCTCTGGAGTCACAGCTCAGCATCTTGAATGG GTTCATCAGAACACACTTCAAATACTTCAAGAGATTGCTTTCTAG
- the LOC107846574 gene encoding uncharacterized protein LOC107846574 codes for MTRMSKAKKFVDSWTNDISPMTMMVFNAKVKNSMQCNINRNGDQGFEVTEEAYKHTVNLRQNKCSCRSGELKEILCAHDIETMNYLNLNASQLISSWYRKETYLKAYSYFIQPVPNMKMWPDSRNPMVEPPEVTQMPGRPPKNRWKEIGEVAKSEKLLNFGMSMTCSICKQPNHNKRRYPQNSNRKSKSVTKEYVAFQQSSTEKSKKSSTINMDKTDEKYVNKRPRAG; via the exons ATGACGAGGATGAGTAAGGCAAAAAAATTTGTTGATTCTTGGACAAATGACATATCTCCAATGACAATGATGGTGTTCAATGCAAAGGTGAAAAATTCAATGCAGTGCAACATTAATCGAAATGGTGATCAAGGATTTGAAGTGACTGAAGAGGCATACAAACATACTGTGAATTTGAGGCAAAATAAATGTAGTTGCAGATCAGGAGAACTAAAAGAAATTCTCTGTGCACATGATATAGAAACAATGAACTACTTAAATTTGAATGCATCACAGCTAATTTCTAGCTGGTACAGAAAGGAGACATATTTGAAGGCCTATTCTTACTTTATTCAGCCAGTCCCAAATATGAAAATGTGGCCAGATAGCAGAAATCCTATGGTTGAGCCACCTGAAGTGACACAAATGCCTGGTAGGCCACCAAAGAACAGATGGAAAGAGATTGGTGAAGTggcaaaatctgaaaaattgctAAATTTTGGGATGTCAATGACATGTTCAATCTGTAAACAACCAAATCATAACAAGAGAAGATATCCACAAAATTCCAATCGTAAATCCAAATCAGTCACAAAAGAG TATGTTGCCTTCCAACAATCTTCTACTGAAAAGAGCAAAAAAAGCAGCACAATCAACATGGACAAAACTGATGAAAAATATGTTAACAAGAGGCCAAGAGCTGGATAA